Proteins encoded within one genomic window of Saccharopolyspora pogona:
- a CDS encoding HNH endonuclease signature motif containing protein, whose amino-acid sequence MTPLLNIQDPAVGTTSARSAVSCTDAELAARIRELEEAMRVLMMEQLQCIAEADHRGVYAELGFRSAQVWLQGLLNIDARDAKTRVKVARNVEDRQSLYGEVMPADLPETAAALAEGAIGLEHARVIVDGVRRLPEYARCHQVGEVESTLAGYARMMTPRELEKLAERIRYLLDQDGAYDDEEDQHESRELHYTVARDGMTVIKARLDREAGAKFAALMQPLAAPRPEVEGEKDPRTVGQRNADGLAAILDLALDHDGVPRSGGQRPHITISIDFEDLKKGLGFIAAETGLPGTLNTERAITAENARRIACDAEVLPVVLGGDGLPLDVGRAKRTAPTHLRAALLQRDGVCAFPGCDRPPGTPEAHHIAHVRREALDFRVGVKDLYR is encoded by the coding sequence ATGACACCGCTGTTGAACATCCAGGATCCGGCCGTCGGCACCACCAGTGCCCGGTCGGCGGTGTCGTGCACGGATGCCGAACTCGCCGCCCGTATCCGTGAACTGGAGGAGGCGATGCGGGTGTTGATGATGGAGCAGTTGCAGTGCATCGCCGAAGCCGACCACCGTGGTGTGTATGCCGAGTTGGGGTTCCGGTCGGCGCAGGTGTGGTTGCAGGGGTTGCTCAACATCGATGCGCGTGATGCGAAAACCCGAGTCAAGGTCGCCCGCAATGTTGAGGACCGGCAGAGCTTGTATGGCGAGGTCATGCCCGCCGACCTGCCTGAGACTGCTGCGGCTTTGGCAGAGGGTGCGATCGGGTTGGAGCATGCGCGGGTGATCGTGGACGGGGTCCGCCGCCTGCCGGAGTATGCCCGCTGTCATCAGGTCGGTGAGGTCGAATCAACCCTGGCTGGGTATGCGCGGATGATGACGCCTCGTGAGCTGGAGAAGCTTGCCGAGCGCATCCGCTATCTGCTGGATCAGGACGGTGCCTACGACGACGAGGAAGACCAGCATGAGTCGCGGGAGCTGCACTACACGGTTGCCCGGGATGGGATGACGGTCATCAAAGCCCGCCTCGACCGCGAGGCCGGGGCGAAGTTCGCCGCGCTGATGCAACCGCTGGCCGCACCGCGGCCGGAGGTAGAGGGGGAGAAGGATCCGCGCACGGTGGGGCAGCGCAACGCCGACGGGCTCGCCGCGATCCTGGACCTGGCGCTGGATCATGACGGGGTTCCGCGTTCGGGTGGACAGCGGCCGCACATCACCATCTCCATCGATTTCGAGGACTTGAAGAAGGGGCTCGGGTTCATCGCCGCCGAAACAGGGTTGCCCGGCACCCTCAATACCGAACGCGCCATCACCGCCGAGAACGCCCGACGCATCGCCTGCGACGCCGAGGTGCTGCCGGTGGTTCTCGGCGGGGACGGGCTCCCGCTGGATGTGGGTCGGGCGAAGCGGACCGCGCCGACGCATCTGCGGGCGGCGTTGCTGCAGCGGGACGGGGTGTGTGCGTTTCCGGGGTGCGACCGGCCGCCGGGAACCCCGGAAGCACATCACATCGCCCACGTGCGCCGTGAGGCGCTTGATTTCCGAGTGGGGGTGAAAGACCTCTACCGCTGA
- the qcrB gene encoding cytochrome bc1 complex cytochrome b subunit, which yields MSRLTQPTKPESKLFRRIRDQADEADQRFRLAPGLRRQISKVFPSNWSFLLGELALYSFVILVLTGTYLAWFFDPSMTEVTYNGVFNNLRGVTMSRAFESTLDISFDVRGGLFARQLHHWAALIFMASIVAHMFRIFFTGAFRRPREVNWTIGILLFFLGMFEGFIGYSLPDDLLSGTGLRIASGIVLSVPVIGTWLQWMLFGGEFPGTEIIPRFYLFHVFLLPGLILGLVAAHLAIVWYQKHTQYPGTKRTESNVEGVRIMPVFAVKSTGLFLIITGVLAIMSGIFQINAIWNFGPYVASMISAASQPDWYMIWTDGMGRLWPPWEVYLGPYIIPAVFFPLVVGLGLVFTVAIIYPFLERKLSGDTAHHNLLQRPRDAPVRTALGMMAITFFLVVLLSGANDIIAFQFGLALNMTTWAGRIGVLLAPPIAYYVTYRICLGLQRADREVLEHGVETGIIKRLPHGEFIEVHQPLGPVDEHGHPEPLPYQATPVPKKMNQLGAAGRSVPGSLLVPDPREETEALDAARRREAEEKRAARAAEVEVRSGRPQAPER from the coding sequence ATGAGCAGGTTGACGCAACCGACCAAGCCCGAGAGCAAGCTGTTCCGGAGGATCCGCGACCAGGCGGACGAGGCGGACCAGCGATTCCGCCTGGCTCCCGGGTTGCGGCGGCAGATCAGCAAGGTCTTCCCGTCGAACTGGTCGTTCCTGCTCGGCGAGCTCGCGCTCTACAGCTTCGTCATCCTGGTGCTCACCGGCACCTACCTCGCCTGGTTCTTCGACCCGTCGATGACCGAGGTGACCTACAACGGCGTCTTCAACAACCTGCGCGGCGTGACGATGTCGCGGGCGTTCGAGAGCACGCTCGACATTTCCTTCGACGTCCGCGGCGGGCTGTTCGCGCGCCAACTGCACCATTGGGCCGCGCTGATCTTCATGGCCTCGATCGTGGCGCACATGTTCCGGATCTTCTTCACCGGCGCGTTCCGCCGCCCGCGCGAGGTGAACTGGACCATCGGCATCCTGCTGTTCTTCCTGGGCATGTTCGAGGGCTTCATCGGCTACTCGCTGCCCGACGACCTGCTGTCCGGCACCGGGCTGCGGATCGCTTCCGGCATCGTGCTCTCGGTCCCGGTCATCGGCACCTGGCTGCAGTGGATGCTCTTCGGCGGGGAATTCCCCGGAACCGAGATCATCCCGCGGTTCTACCTGTTCCACGTGTTCCTGCTGCCCGGCCTCATCCTCGGCCTGGTGGCAGCGCACCTGGCAATCGTCTGGTACCAGAAGCACACCCAGTACCCCGGCACGAAGCGCACCGAGTCCAATGTGGAGGGCGTGCGGATCATGCCGGTGTTCGCGGTCAAGAGCACCGGGCTGTTCCTGATCATCACCGGCGTACTGGCGATCATGAGCGGCATCTTCCAGATCAACGCTATCTGGAACTTCGGCCCTTACGTGGCCTCGATGATCTCGGCGGCTTCCCAGCCCGACTGGTACATGATCTGGACCGACGGCATGGGGCGGTTGTGGCCGCCGTGGGAGGTCTACCTGGGCCCGTACATTATTCCGGCGGTTTTCTTCCCGCTCGTCGTCGGGCTGGGCCTGGTGTTCACCGTGGCGATCATCTACCCGTTCCTGGAGCGCAAGCTCAGCGGCGACACCGCGCACCACAACCTGCTGCAGCGACCGCGCGACGCGCCGGTGCGGACCGCGCTGGGCATGATGGCCATCACGTTCTTCCTGGTGGTGCTGCTGTCCGGGGCGAACGACATCATCGCCTTCCAGTTCGGGTTGGCGCTGAACATGACCACCTGGGCGGGCCGGATCGGCGTGCTGCTCGCGCCGCCGATCGCCTACTACGTGACCTACCGGATCTGCCTGGGCCTGCAACGCGCCGACCGCGAGGTCCTGGAGCACGGCGTGGAGACCGGCATCATCAAGCGCCTGCCGCACGGCGAGTTCATCGAGGTCCACCAGCCGCTCGGCCCCGTCGACGAACACGGGCACCCCGAGCCGTTGCCGTACCAGGCCACCCCGGTGCCGAAGAAGATGAACCAGCTCGGTGCCGCCGGCCGGTCGGTGCCCGGCAGTCTGCTGGTACCGGATCCGCGCGAGGAGACCGAGGCGCTCGACGCCGCCCGCCGCCGGGAGGCCGAGGAGAAGCGCGCCGCCAGGGCGGCCGAGGTCGAGGTCCGTTCGGGCCGCCCGCAGGCGCCCGAACGGTGA
- a CDS encoding ribonuclease Z, translated as MSNRELVVLGTASQAPTRSRNHNGYLLRWDGTGFLFDPGEGAQRQMIHAGVSAHDIDRICISHFHGDHCLGVPGVVQRLSLDRLRRPVHAHYPASGAGFFRNLRYASAFDEVVDLQERPIEWEGTIATGPFGRLEAVRLDHRIETFGYRLVEPDSRRMVPERLAELGVRGAAIGKLEQEHTLRLDGGRLVTLEEVSEPRPGQRFGFVMDTRLCDGVFTVANGADLLVIESTFLDEDARLADEYRHLTAAQAARVAAECGVRCLVLTHFSQRYSDPQRFHDEAAAVFDGPVVVAEDLQRVPVPRRR; from the coding sequence GTGTCCAATCGGGAACTGGTGGTGCTCGGCACGGCGAGCCAAGCTCCGACGCGGTCTCGCAACCACAACGGCTACCTGCTGCGCTGGGACGGCACCGGCTTCCTTTTCGACCCCGGCGAAGGCGCTCAGCGCCAGATGATCCACGCGGGGGTCAGCGCGCACGACATCGACCGGATCTGCATCAGCCACTTCCACGGCGACCACTGCCTGGGGGTGCCGGGAGTGGTCCAGCGGCTCTCGCTGGACCGACTGCGGCGGCCGGTGCACGCGCACTACCCGGCCAGCGGCGCCGGTTTCTTCCGCAACCTGCGCTACGCGTCCGCGTTCGACGAGGTCGTCGACCTGCAGGAGCGGCCGATCGAGTGGGAGGGCACGATCGCCACCGGCCCGTTCGGCAGGCTGGAGGCCGTGCGGCTGGACCACCGCATCGAGACGTTCGGTTACCGGCTGGTGGAGCCGGACAGCCGGCGCATGGTGCCCGAGCGGTTGGCCGAGTTGGGAGTGCGCGGGGCCGCCATCGGGAAGCTCGAGCAGGAGCACACGCTCCGCTTGGACGGCGGCCGCCTGGTGACGTTGGAGGAGGTCAGCGAGCCGCGCCCCGGGCAACGGTTCGGGTTCGTGATGGACACCCGGCTGTGCGATGGCGTGTTCACCGTCGCCAACGGCGCCGATCTGCTGGTGATCGAGTCCACGTTCCTGGACGAGGACGCGCGGCTGGCCGACGAGTACCGCCATCTCACCGCCGCCCAGGCGGCCCGGGTCGCCGCCGAGTGCGGTGTGCGCTGCCTGGTGCTGACGCACTTCTCGCAGCGCTACTCGGATCCGCAGCGCTTCCACGACGAGGCCGCGGCGGTCTTCGACGGCCCGGTGGTCGTGGCCGAAGACTTGCAGCGGGTCCCGGTGCCGCGGCGCCGTTGA
- a CDS encoding ISAs1 family transposase, with protein MLTDVVDPRKRRGVRHRLAVVLAIALAATLAGARSFTAIAEWATDVPAGALVRLGVVRRPPSESTIRRVLQRLPGDVFDEKISAWMWLRTSTISGRRVIAFDGKTVKGAKDTAGKLVHLLSGLCQRSKAVLAQVAVGAKTNEIPVLAALLGTLDITNAVITADAMHCQRDTAQIIRDRGGHYILTVKANQPTLSKRLKSLPWKDIPSMSVTRERGHGRQDTPGERQSR; from the coding sequence GTGTTGACGGACGTGGTCGATCCACGCAAGCGCCGGGGTGTGCGGCACCGCCTGGCGGTGGTGCTGGCCATTGCGCTGGCGGCCACGCTGGCCGGGGCACGCTCGTTCACGGCGATCGCCGAGTGGGCCACCGATGTACCAGCGGGTGCGCTGGTCCGGCTGGGCGTTGTTCGCCGGCCGCCGTCGGAATCGACGATCCGTCGTGTACTGCAACGACTTCCCGGTGATGTGTTCGACGAGAAGATCAGTGCGTGGATGTGGCTGCGTACCAGCACGATCAGCGGGCGGCGGGTCATCGCCTTCGACGGGAAAACGGTCAAGGGAGCCAAGGACACCGCCGGCAAGCTGGTGCATCTGCTCTCCGGGCTGTGCCAGCGCAGCAAAGCCGTGCTCGCCCAGGTCGCCGTCGGCGCCAAGACCAACGAAATTCCTGTACTGGCCGCGCTTCTGGGCACTCTCGACATCACCAATGCGGTCATCACCGCCGACGCCATGCACTGCCAGCGCGACACCGCCCAGATCATCCGCGATCGGGGCGGCCACTACATCCTCACAGTGAAAGCCAACCAGCCCACCTTAAGTAAACGACTGAAATCACTGCCCTGGAAAGACATTCCCTCCATGTCAGTGACTCGCGAACGCGGCCACGGCCGCCAGGACACCCCAGGAGAGCGTCAAAGTCGGTGA
- a CDS encoding IS3 family transposase (programmed frameshift), whose product MAAARKYPVELKERAVGMVRDLERELGPGRGAIARVAQQLGVNPEALRYWLRQDDQGRRPSGERAAGSVSEADVRIAELERENRELRRANEILKAASAFFRTGTGPSTAEIAGFVDTYRSEFGVAPVCEVIGFAVSTYYATKKRQGQPSDRRSRDEELIPEIRAVWEQQGKGMYGARKVWKQLLREGVKVARCTVERLMRAEGMTGVVATRHRPRTTIPGNADTRPRDLVERDFRAPAPNQLWVTDVTYVDILDGDFCYTAFVTDAFSRAIVGWQVSDNLRTELALDALDMALWSRKEHLSKALVHHSDRGVQYTSIRYGKRLADAGIERSVGSTGDSYDNALAESVNALYKKELIARNGPWKDAAEVTLATAEWVYWYNHERLHSWCGDRPPMEFEQAFRQRRHVQPPTAA is encoded by the exons ATGGCAGCGGCGAGGAAGTACCCGGTGGAGTTGAAGGAACGCGCGGTGGGGATGGTGCGTGATCTGGAGCGGGAGCTGGGTCCGGGGCGTGGGGCGATCGCGCGGGTGGCCCAGCAGTTGGGGGTCAATCCGGAGGCGTTGCGGTACTGGTTACGTCAGGACGATCAGGGGCGGCGGCCCTCGGGCGAGCGGGCGGCGGGCTCGGTATCGGAGGCTGACGTGCGGATCGCGGAATTGGAGCGGGAGAACCGCGAGCTTCGCCGGGCGAACGAGATCCTGAAAGCGGCTTCTGCTTTTT TTCGCACGGGAACTGGACCCTCGACCGCCGAGATAGCTGGGTTCGTCGATACCTACCGTAGCGAATTCGGTGTCGCCCCGGTGTGCGAGGTGATCGGATTTGCGGTGTCGACGTATTACGCGACGAAGAAACGTCAGGGGCAGCCGTCGGATCGCCGGTCGCGGGATGAGGAACTGATCCCGGAGATCCGGGCGGTCTGGGAACAGCAGGGCAAAGGGATGTACGGGGCCCGGAAAGTGTGGAAACAGCTCTTACGCGAGGGAGTGAAGGTGGCGCGGTGCACGGTTGAGAGACTGATGCGCGCCGAAGGCATGACCGGGGTCGTGGCCACACGGCACCGGCCGCGGACGACGATCCCCGGCAATGCGGACACCAGGCCGCGTGACCTGGTGGAACGAGATTTCAGGGCGCCGGCGCCGAACCAGCTGTGGGTCACCGATGTGACCTATGTGGACATTCTCGATGGTGATTTCTGCTATACCGCTTTCGTGACGGATGCGTTTTCCCGCGCGATCGTGGGCTGGCAGGTGTCGGACAACCTGAGAACCGAGCTTGCGCTAGACGCGCTCGATATGGCATTGTGGTCCCGGAAAGAACATCTCAGTAAAGCATTGGTACATCACAGCGATCGAGGTGTTCAATACACCTCGATCCGTTACGGGAAACGGCTCGCCGACGCCGGGATCGAACGATCCGTTGGCAGTACGGGCGATTCCTACGACAATGCGCTGGCAGAGTCGGTCAACGCTCTCTACAAAAAGGAACTCATCGCCCGGAACGGCCCATGGAAAGACGCCGCCGAGGTCACCTTGGCGACCGCGGAATGGGTTTACTGGTATAATCATGAACGGTTGCACTCCTGGTGCGGCGACAGGCCACCGATGGAGTTCGAGCAAGCCTTCCGGCAACGCAGACACGTGCAGCCCCCGACAGCGGCATAG